From Etheostoma cragini isolate CJK2018 chromosome 14, CSU_Ecrag_1.0, whole genome shotgun sequence, the proteins below share one genomic window:
- the brd2a gene encoding bromodomain-containing protein 2a isoform X1 → MCWLKSIEVEDKKIYSRKASHYFFGIYQSTFIFILNSSSHVGLDVGIMGVTTMDQGSGTAGKRIRKPSLLYEGFESPGMPLLSHMTPSGPPQPPVRDPSRQGRMTNQLQFLQKVLLKSLWRHHFAWPFHEPVDAAKLNLPDYHKIIKIPMDMGTIKKRLENNYYRCASECMQDFNTMFTNCYIYNKPTDDIVLMAQSLEKAFLQKVAQMPQEELELSAPPPRSKPTKPGKKGRGNAISGGVTTAHQVPAVSQSAYSPPTPETPDSILSTPPQTHMTKSLPLILTTEQSIPTIAGLPPTQPTAKKKGVKRKADTTTPTTVAMPIMSTMGVSGINMGLGGGHNSPLTLTSLGMDHNSSVGMNQGHSLGQGMSLAMGMGMGMGCGTMMMGTKGGGGRRGVSGRAIKPPKKDLPDSMVPAPVRRSKLNPQLRYCNGVLKDLLSKKHAGYAWPFYKPVDASLLGLHDYHDIIKQPMDLSTIKRKMDGREYRDAHQFSADVRLMFSNCYKYNPPDHDVVGMARKLQDVFEFCFAKMPDEPPRPPSSSSSSSSSSSSSESEVSSESEESESSPSSDSEEERANRLAELQEQLKAVHEQLTALSQGPIVKPKKKKEKKDKKKKKKVEKEKHRKVEEEVTPVRPPKTPKITKTPKPKSNRGTPAPVVPVKKAPSKKNNKSKTKKGGMTFSMPPPVPEPIVSHYDSDEEEETAPMSYDEKRQLSLDINKLPGEKLGRVVYIIQSREPSLRDTNPEEIEIDFETLKPSTLRELERYVMTCLRKKPRKPYASKNNIAGKSREEITLEKQMELERRLMDVSGQLNSGKKPAKTKPEKPATEQHNQPSRLSASSSSSDSSSSSSSSSSSDTSESDSG, encoded by the exons ATGTGTTGGTTAAAAAGTATCGAGGTGGAAGACAAGAAGATTTATTCAAGAAAAGCTTCGCATTATTTTTTTGGGATTTACCAGTcgacatttatatttattttgaattcaaG CTCCCATGTTGGGCTTGACGTTGGCATAATGGGAGTCACAACCATGGACCAGGGTTCTGGCACAGCCGGAAAACGCATCAGAAAACCTTCACTGCTCTATGAGGGCTTTGAGAGTCCTGGGATGCCCCTACTCAGTCATATGACCCCTTCGGGACCCCCACAACCCCCAGTGAGGGACCCCAGCCGACAGGGGAGGATGACCAACCAACTTCAGTTCCTACAGAAAGTCTTGCTCAAGTCTTTGTGGAGGCACCACTTTGCCTGGCCCTTTCACGAACCTGTGGATGCGGCCAAGCTCAACCTACCT GACTATCATAAGATCATCAAAATTCCTATGGATATGGGCACCATTAAGAAGAGACTAGAAAATAACTACTACCGCTGTGCCAGTGAGTGCATGCAGGACTTCAACACCATGTTTACCAATTGCTACATTTATAACAAg CCTACAGATGACATAGTCCTGATGGCTCAGTCTCTGGAGAAGGCTTTCCTGCAGAAAGTGGCTCAGATGCCCCAGGAGGAACTAGAGCTGTCTGCTCCTCCTCCACGGAGCAAACCAACCAAACCTGGCAAAAAAGGCAGAGGAAACGCAA TCTCTGGAGGAGTGACTACAGCTCATCAGGTCCCAGCTGTTTCCCAGTCAGCGTACTCCCCTCCCACCCCAGAAACGCCTGACTCCATCCTCTCAACCCCCCCACAGACACATATGACCAAGAGTCTGCCCCTTATTCTTACAACTGAACAAAGCATCCCTACAATCGCTGGTCTGCCTCCAACACAGCCCACGGCTAAG AAAAAGGGTGTGAAGAGGAAAGCAGACACAACCACCCCAACCACTGTAGCCATGCCCATCATGAGCACCATGGGCGTCAGCGGCATCAACATGGGGCTAGGCGGTGGACACAACTCCCCGCTAACCCTCACTTCTTTGGGGATGGACCACAACTCCAGCGTGGGGATGAACCAAGGCCATAGCCTCGGCCAGGGCATGAGCTTGGCTATGGGCATGGGTATGGGTATGGGCTGTGGAACAATGATGATGGGTACCAAAGGGGGGGGTGGCAGGAGAGGAGTGAGTGGACGAGCCATCAAGCCTCCCAAGAAGGATTTACCAGATTCCATGGTGCCAGCACCGGTGCGTCGCAGCAAGCTGAACCCCCAATTGCGCTACTGCAATGGGGTCCTGAAGGATCTGCTGTCAAAGAAGCATGCAGGGTATGCCTGGCCGTTCTACAAGCCTGTGGATGCCTCGTTGCTCGGTCTTCATGACTACCATGACATCATAAAGCAGCCCATGGACCTCAGCACCATCAAG CGGAAGATGGACGGCAGAGAATACCGTGACGCCCATCAGTTCTCTGCTGATGTCAGGCTGATGTTCTCAAACTGCTACAAGTACAACCCCCCTGATCATGATGTGGTAGGCATGGCCAGGAAACTGCAG GATGTCTTTGAGTTCTGCTTTGCTAAGATGCCAGACGAGCCTCCAAGACCACCTAGCTcttcgtcttcctcctcctcctcatcatcgtCATCAGAGAGTGAGGTCAGCAGTGAAAGTGAGGAGAGCGAGAGCAGCCCCAGCTCTGACTCTGAGGAGGAGAGGGCCAACCGACTGGCAGAGCTGCAGGAACAG CTCAAAGCGGTACATGAGCAGCTCACAGCGCTCTCACAGGGCCCGATCGTCAAAcctaagaaaaagaaagaaaagaaggacaagaaaaaaaagaaaaaggtagaaaaagAGAAGCATCGGAAGGTAGAAGAAGAGGTGACACCTGTTAGACCGCCCAAGACTCCCAAGATCACCAAGACTCCAAAACCCAAGAGCAACCGAGGAACGCCCGCTCCTGTGGTGCCGGTCAAGAAGGCACCgagcaagaaaaacaacaagagcAA AACCAAAAAGGGTGGCATGACGTTTAGCATGCCGCCGCCGGTCCCCGAGCCCATAGTGAGTCATTATGActctgatgaagaggaggagacgGCGCCAATGTCATACGATGAGAAGCGTCAACTCAGCCTGGACATCAACAAGCTGCCCGGCGAGAAGCTGGGCCGCGTTGTTTATATTATCCAATCACGCGAGCCCTCGCTCAGAGACACCAACCCAGAGGAAATCGAGATAGACTTTGAGACCCTGAAGCCGTCAACACTGCGGGAGCTGGAGAGATACGTCATGACGTGTCTGAGGAAGAAACCTCGAAAGCCATATG CAAGTAAGAACAACATTGCTGGCAAATCTCGGGAAGAGATCACTCTGGAGAAGCAAATGGAGCTGGAGAGGAGGCTGATGGACGTCAGCGGTCAGCTCAACTCGGGAAAGAAGCCCGCTAAGACCAAAC CAGAGAAACCTGCCACCGAGCAGCACAACCAGCCGTCACGTCTCAGCGCCAGTAGCTCGTCCTCggactcctcttcctcctcctcttcctcctcatcctcagaCACGAGCGAATCAGACTCTGGCTGA
- the brd2a gene encoding bromodomain-containing protein 2a isoform X2 yields the protein MCWLKSIEVEDKKIYSRKASHYFFGIYQSTFIFILNSSSHVGLDVGIMGVTTMDQGSGTAGKRIRKPSLLYEGFESPGMPLLSHMTPSGPPQPPVRDPSRQGRMTNQLQFLQKVLLKSLWRHHFAWPFHEPVDAAKLNLPDYHKIIKIPMDMGTIKKRLENNYYRCASECMQDFNTMFTNCYIYNKPTDDIVLMAQSLEKAFLQKVAQMPQEELELSAPPPRSKPTKPGKKGRGNAISGGVTTAHQVPAVSQSAYSPPTPETPDSILSTPPQTHMTKSLPLILTTEQSIPTIAGLPPTQPTAKKKGVKRKADTTTPTTVAMPIMSTMGVSGINMGLGGGHNSPLTLTSLGMDHNSSVGMNQGHSLGQGMSLAMGMGMGMGCGTMMMGTKGGGGRRGVSGRAIKPPKKDLPDSMVPAPVRRSKLNPQLRYCNGVLKDLLSKKHAGYAWPFYKPVDASLLGLHDYHDIIKQPMDLSTIKRKMDGREYRDAHQFSADVRLMFSNCYKYNPPDHDVVGMARKLQDVFEFCFAKMPDEPPRPPSSSSSSSSSSSSSESEVSSESEESESSPSSDSEEERANRLAELQEQLKAVHEQLTALSQGPIVKPKKKKEKKDKKKKKKVEKEKHRKVEEEVTPVRPPKTPKITKTPKPKSNRGTPAPVVPVKKAPSKKNNKSKTKKGGMTFSMPPPVPEPIVSHYDSDEEEETAPMSYDEKRQLSLDINKLPGEKLGRVVYIIQSREPSLRDTNPEEIEIDFETLKPSTLRELERYVMTCLRKKPRKPYASKNNIAGKSREEITLEKQMELERRLMDVSGQLNSGKKPAKTKQKPATEQHNQPSRLSASSSSSDSSSSSSSSSSSDTSESDSG from the exons ATGTGTTGGTTAAAAAGTATCGAGGTGGAAGACAAGAAGATTTATTCAAGAAAAGCTTCGCATTATTTTTTTGGGATTTACCAGTcgacatttatatttattttgaattcaaG CTCCCATGTTGGGCTTGACGTTGGCATAATGGGAGTCACAACCATGGACCAGGGTTCTGGCACAGCCGGAAAACGCATCAGAAAACCTTCACTGCTCTATGAGGGCTTTGAGAGTCCTGGGATGCCCCTACTCAGTCATATGACCCCTTCGGGACCCCCACAACCCCCAGTGAGGGACCCCAGCCGACAGGGGAGGATGACCAACCAACTTCAGTTCCTACAGAAAGTCTTGCTCAAGTCTTTGTGGAGGCACCACTTTGCCTGGCCCTTTCACGAACCTGTGGATGCGGCCAAGCTCAACCTACCT GACTATCATAAGATCATCAAAATTCCTATGGATATGGGCACCATTAAGAAGAGACTAGAAAATAACTACTACCGCTGTGCCAGTGAGTGCATGCAGGACTTCAACACCATGTTTACCAATTGCTACATTTATAACAAg CCTACAGATGACATAGTCCTGATGGCTCAGTCTCTGGAGAAGGCTTTCCTGCAGAAAGTGGCTCAGATGCCCCAGGAGGAACTAGAGCTGTCTGCTCCTCCTCCACGGAGCAAACCAACCAAACCTGGCAAAAAAGGCAGAGGAAACGCAA TCTCTGGAGGAGTGACTACAGCTCATCAGGTCCCAGCTGTTTCCCAGTCAGCGTACTCCCCTCCCACCCCAGAAACGCCTGACTCCATCCTCTCAACCCCCCCACAGACACATATGACCAAGAGTCTGCCCCTTATTCTTACAACTGAACAAAGCATCCCTACAATCGCTGGTCTGCCTCCAACACAGCCCACGGCTAAG AAAAAGGGTGTGAAGAGGAAAGCAGACACAACCACCCCAACCACTGTAGCCATGCCCATCATGAGCACCATGGGCGTCAGCGGCATCAACATGGGGCTAGGCGGTGGACACAACTCCCCGCTAACCCTCACTTCTTTGGGGATGGACCACAACTCCAGCGTGGGGATGAACCAAGGCCATAGCCTCGGCCAGGGCATGAGCTTGGCTATGGGCATGGGTATGGGTATGGGCTGTGGAACAATGATGATGGGTACCAAAGGGGGGGGTGGCAGGAGAGGAGTGAGTGGACGAGCCATCAAGCCTCCCAAGAAGGATTTACCAGATTCCATGGTGCCAGCACCGGTGCGTCGCAGCAAGCTGAACCCCCAATTGCGCTACTGCAATGGGGTCCTGAAGGATCTGCTGTCAAAGAAGCATGCAGGGTATGCCTGGCCGTTCTACAAGCCTGTGGATGCCTCGTTGCTCGGTCTTCATGACTACCATGACATCATAAAGCAGCCCATGGACCTCAGCACCATCAAG CGGAAGATGGACGGCAGAGAATACCGTGACGCCCATCAGTTCTCTGCTGATGTCAGGCTGATGTTCTCAAACTGCTACAAGTACAACCCCCCTGATCATGATGTGGTAGGCATGGCCAGGAAACTGCAG GATGTCTTTGAGTTCTGCTTTGCTAAGATGCCAGACGAGCCTCCAAGACCACCTAGCTcttcgtcttcctcctcctcctcatcatcgtCATCAGAGAGTGAGGTCAGCAGTGAAAGTGAGGAGAGCGAGAGCAGCCCCAGCTCTGACTCTGAGGAGGAGAGGGCCAACCGACTGGCAGAGCTGCAGGAACAG CTCAAAGCGGTACATGAGCAGCTCACAGCGCTCTCACAGGGCCCGATCGTCAAAcctaagaaaaagaaagaaaagaaggacaagaaaaaaaagaaaaaggtagaaaaagAGAAGCATCGGAAGGTAGAAGAAGAGGTGACACCTGTTAGACCGCCCAAGACTCCCAAGATCACCAAGACTCCAAAACCCAAGAGCAACCGAGGAACGCCCGCTCCTGTGGTGCCGGTCAAGAAGGCACCgagcaagaaaaacaacaagagcAA AACCAAAAAGGGTGGCATGACGTTTAGCATGCCGCCGCCGGTCCCCGAGCCCATAGTGAGTCATTATGActctgatgaagaggaggagacgGCGCCAATGTCATACGATGAGAAGCGTCAACTCAGCCTGGACATCAACAAGCTGCCCGGCGAGAAGCTGGGCCGCGTTGTTTATATTATCCAATCACGCGAGCCCTCGCTCAGAGACACCAACCCAGAGGAAATCGAGATAGACTTTGAGACCCTGAAGCCGTCAACACTGCGGGAGCTGGAGAGATACGTCATGACGTGTCTGAGGAAGAAACCTCGAAAGCCATATG CAAGTAAGAACAACATTGCTGGCAAATCTCGGGAAGAGATCACTCTGGAGAAGCAAATGGAGCTGGAGAGGAGGCTGATGGACGTCAGCGGTCAGCTCAACTCGGGAAAGAAGCCCGCTAAGACCAAAC AGAAACCTGCCACCGAGCAGCACAACCAGCCGTCACGTCTCAGCGCCAGTAGCTCGTCCTCggactcctcttcctcctcctcttcctcctcatcctcagaCACGAGCGAATCAGACTCTGGCTGA
- the brd2a gene encoding bromodomain-containing protein 2a isoform X3 has protein sequence MDMAVNPLLDSSHVGLDVGIMGVTTMDQGSGTAGKRIRKPSLLYEGFESPGMPLLSHMTPSGPPQPPVRDPSRQGRMTNQLQFLQKVLLKSLWRHHFAWPFHEPVDAAKLNLPDYHKIIKIPMDMGTIKKRLENNYYRCASECMQDFNTMFTNCYIYNKPTDDIVLMAQSLEKAFLQKVAQMPQEELELSAPPPRSKPTKPGKKGRGNAISGGVTTAHQVPAVSQSAYSPPTPETPDSILSTPPQTHMTKSLPLILTTEQSIPTIAGLPPTQPTAKKKGVKRKADTTTPTTVAMPIMSTMGVSGINMGLGGGHNSPLTLTSLGMDHNSSVGMNQGHSLGQGMSLAMGMGMGMGCGTMMMGTKGGGGRRGVSGRAIKPPKKDLPDSMVPAPVRRSKLNPQLRYCNGVLKDLLSKKHAGYAWPFYKPVDASLLGLHDYHDIIKQPMDLSTIKRKMDGREYRDAHQFSADVRLMFSNCYKYNPPDHDVVGMARKLQDVFEFCFAKMPDEPPRPPSSSSSSSSSSSSSESEVSSESEESESSPSSDSEEERANRLAELQEQLKAVHEQLTALSQGPIVKPKKKKEKKDKKKKKKVEKEKHRKVEEEVTPVRPPKTPKITKTPKPKSNRGTPAPVVPVKKAPSKKNNKSKTKKGGMTFSMPPPVPEPIVSHYDSDEEEETAPMSYDEKRQLSLDINKLPGEKLGRVVYIIQSREPSLRDTNPEEIEIDFETLKPSTLRELERYVMTCLRKKPRKPYASKNNIAGKSREEITLEKQMELERRLMDVSGQLNSGKKPAKTKPEKPATEQHNQPSRLSASSSSSDSSSSSSSSSSSDTSESDSG, from the exons ATGGATATGGCAGTTAACCCGCTCCTTGACAG CTCCCATGTTGGGCTTGACGTTGGCATAATGGGAGTCACAACCATGGACCAGGGTTCTGGCACAGCCGGAAAACGCATCAGAAAACCTTCACTGCTCTATGAGGGCTTTGAGAGTCCTGGGATGCCCCTACTCAGTCATATGACCCCTTCGGGACCCCCACAACCCCCAGTGAGGGACCCCAGCCGACAGGGGAGGATGACCAACCAACTTCAGTTCCTACAGAAAGTCTTGCTCAAGTCTTTGTGGAGGCACCACTTTGCCTGGCCCTTTCACGAACCTGTGGATGCGGCCAAGCTCAACCTACCT GACTATCATAAGATCATCAAAATTCCTATGGATATGGGCACCATTAAGAAGAGACTAGAAAATAACTACTACCGCTGTGCCAGTGAGTGCATGCAGGACTTCAACACCATGTTTACCAATTGCTACATTTATAACAAg CCTACAGATGACATAGTCCTGATGGCTCAGTCTCTGGAGAAGGCTTTCCTGCAGAAAGTGGCTCAGATGCCCCAGGAGGAACTAGAGCTGTCTGCTCCTCCTCCACGGAGCAAACCAACCAAACCTGGCAAAAAAGGCAGAGGAAACGCAA TCTCTGGAGGAGTGACTACAGCTCATCAGGTCCCAGCTGTTTCCCAGTCAGCGTACTCCCCTCCCACCCCAGAAACGCCTGACTCCATCCTCTCAACCCCCCCACAGACACATATGACCAAGAGTCTGCCCCTTATTCTTACAACTGAACAAAGCATCCCTACAATCGCTGGTCTGCCTCCAACACAGCCCACGGCTAAG AAAAAGGGTGTGAAGAGGAAAGCAGACACAACCACCCCAACCACTGTAGCCATGCCCATCATGAGCACCATGGGCGTCAGCGGCATCAACATGGGGCTAGGCGGTGGACACAACTCCCCGCTAACCCTCACTTCTTTGGGGATGGACCACAACTCCAGCGTGGGGATGAACCAAGGCCATAGCCTCGGCCAGGGCATGAGCTTGGCTATGGGCATGGGTATGGGTATGGGCTGTGGAACAATGATGATGGGTACCAAAGGGGGGGGTGGCAGGAGAGGAGTGAGTGGACGAGCCATCAAGCCTCCCAAGAAGGATTTACCAGATTCCATGGTGCCAGCACCGGTGCGTCGCAGCAAGCTGAACCCCCAATTGCGCTACTGCAATGGGGTCCTGAAGGATCTGCTGTCAAAGAAGCATGCAGGGTATGCCTGGCCGTTCTACAAGCCTGTGGATGCCTCGTTGCTCGGTCTTCATGACTACCATGACATCATAAAGCAGCCCATGGACCTCAGCACCATCAAG CGGAAGATGGACGGCAGAGAATACCGTGACGCCCATCAGTTCTCTGCTGATGTCAGGCTGATGTTCTCAAACTGCTACAAGTACAACCCCCCTGATCATGATGTGGTAGGCATGGCCAGGAAACTGCAG GATGTCTTTGAGTTCTGCTTTGCTAAGATGCCAGACGAGCCTCCAAGACCACCTAGCTcttcgtcttcctcctcctcctcatcatcgtCATCAGAGAGTGAGGTCAGCAGTGAAAGTGAGGAGAGCGAGAGCAGCCCCAGCTCTGACTCTGAGGAGGAGAGGGCCAACCGACTGGCAGAGCTGCAGGAACAG CTCAAAGCGGTACATGAGCAGCTCACAGCGCTCTCACAGGGCCCGATCGTCAAAcctaagaaaaagaaagaaaagaaggacaagaaaaaaaagaaaaaggtagaaaaagAGAAGCATCGGAAGGTAGAAGAAGAGGTGACACCTGTTAGACCGCCCAAGACTCCCAAGATCACCAAGACTCCAAAACCCAAGAGCAACCGAGGAACGCCCGCTCCTGTGGTGCCGGTCAAGAAGGCACCgagcaagaaaaacaacaagagcAA AACCAAAAAGGGTGGCATGACGTTTAGCATGCCGCCGCCGGTCCCCGAGCCCATAGTGAGTCATTATGActctgatgaagaggaggagacgGCGCCAATGTCATACGATGAGAAGCGTCAACTCAGCCTGGACATCAACAAGCTGCCCGGCGAGAAGCTGGGCCGCGTTGTTTATATTATCCAATCACGCGAGCCCTCGCTCAGAGACACCAACCCAGAGGAAATCGAGATAGACTTTGAGACCCTGAAGCCGTCAACACTGCGGGAGCTGGAGAGATACGTCATGACGTGTCTGAGGAAGAAACCTCGAAAGCCATATG CAAGTAAGAACAACATTGCTGGCAAATCTCGGGAAGAGATCACTCTGGAGAAGCAAATGGAGCTGGAGAGGAGGCTGATGGACGTCAGCGGTCAGCTCAACTCGGGAAAGAAGCCCGCTAAGACCAAAC CAGAGAAACCTGCCACCGAGCAGCACAACCAGCCGTCACGTCTCAGCGCCAGTAGCTCGTCCTCggactcctcttcctcctcctcttcctcctcatcctcagaCACGAGCGAATCAGACTCTGGCTGA
- the brd2a gene encoding bromodomain-containing protein 2a isoform X4, which translates to MDMAVNPLLDSSHVGLDVGIMGVTTMDQGSGTAGKRIRKPSLLYEGFESPGMPLLSHMTPSGPPQPPVRDPSRQGRMTNQLQFLQKVLLKSLWRHHFAWPFHEPVDAAKLNLPDYHKIIKIPMDMGTIKKRLENNYYRCASECMQDFNTMFTNCYIYNKPTDDIVLMAQSLEKAFLQKVAQMPQEELELSAPPPRSKPTKPGKKGRGNAISGGVTTAHQVPAVSQSAYSPPTPETPDSILSTPPQTHMTKSLPLILTTEQSIPTIAGLPPTQPTAKKKGVKRKADTTTPTTVAMPIMSTMGVSGINMGLGGGHNSPLTLTSLGMDHNSSVGMNQGHSLGQGMSLAMGMGMGMGCGTMMMGTKGGGGRRGVSGRAIKPPKKDLPDSMVPAPVRRSKLNPQLRYCNGVLKDLLSKKHAGYAWPFYKPVDASLLGLHDYHDIIKQPMDLSTIKRKMDGREYRDAHQFSADVRLMFSNCYKYNPPDHDVVGMARKLQDVFEFCFAKMPDEPPRPPSSSSSSSSSSSSSESEVSSESEESESSPSSDSEEERANRLAELQEQLKAVHEQLTALSQGPIVKPKKKKEKKDKKKKKKVEKEKHRKVEEEVTPVRPPKTPKITKTPKPKSNRGTPAPVVPVKKAPSKKNNKSKTKKGGMTFSMPPPVPEPIVSHYDSDEEEETAPMSYDEKRQLSLDINKLPGEKLGRVVYIIQSREPSLRDTNPEEIEIDFETLKPSTLRELERYVMTCLRKKPRKPYASKNNIAGKSREEITLEKQMELERRLMDVSGQLNSGKKPAKTKQKPATEQHNQPSRLSASSSSSDSSSSSSSSSSSDTSESDSG; encoded by the exons ATGGATATGGCAGTTAACCCGCTCCTTGACAG CTCCCATGTTGGGCTTGACGTTGGCATAATGGGAGTCACAACCATGGACCAGGGTTCTGGCACAGCCGGAAAACGCATCAGAAAACCTTCACTGCTCTATGAGGGCTTTGAGAGTCCTGGGATGCCCCTACTCAGTCATATGACCCCTTCGGGACCCCCACAACCCCCAGTGAGGGACCCCAGCCGACAGGGGAGGATGACCAACCAACTTCAGTTCCTACAGAAAGTCTTGCTCAAGTCTTTGTGGAGGCACCACTTTGCCTGGCCCTTTCACGAACCTGTGGATGCGGCCAAGCTCAACCTACCT GACTATCATAAGATCATCAAAATTCCTATGGATATGGGCACCATTAAGAAGAGACTAGAAAATAACTACTACCGCTGTGCCAGTGAGTGCATGCAGGACTTCAACACCATGTTTACCAATTGCTACATTTATAACAAg CCTACAGATGACATAGTCCTGATGGCTCAGTCTCTGGAGAAGGCTTTCCTGCAGAAAGTGGCTCAGATGCCCCAGGAGGAACTAGAGCTGTCTGCTCCTCCTCCACGGAGCAAACCAACCAAACCTGGCAAAAAAGGCAGAGGAAACGCAA TCTCTGGAGGAGTGACTACAGCTCATCAGGTCCCAGCTGTTTCCCAGTCAGCGTACTCCCCTCCCACCCCAGAAACGCCTGACTCCATCCTCTCAACCCCCCCACAGACACATATGACCAAGAGTCTGCCCCTTATTCTTACAACTGAACAAAGCATCCCTACAATCGCTGGTCTGCCTCCAACACAGCCCACGGCTAAG AAAAAGGGTGTGAAGAGGAAAGCAGACACAACCACCCCAACCACTGTAGCCATGCCCATCATGAGCACCATGGGCGTCAGCGGCATCAACATGGGGCTAGGCGGTGGACACAACTCCCCGCTAACCCTCACTTCTTTGGGGATGGACCACAACTCCAGCGTGGGGATGAACCAAGGCCATAGCCTCGGCCAGGGCATGAGCTTGGCTATGGGCATGGGTATGGGTATGGGCTGTGGAACAATGATGATGGGTACCAAAGGGGGGGGTGGCAGGAGAGGAGTGAGTGGACGAGCCATCAAGCCTCCCAAGAAGGATTTACCAGATTCCATGGTGCCAGCACCGGTGCGTCGCAGCAAGCTGAACCCCCAATTGCGCTACTGCAATGGGGTCCTGAAGGATCTGCTGTCAAAGAAGCATGCAGGGTATGCCTGGCCGTTCTACAAGCCTGTGGATGCCTCGTTGCTCGGTCTTCATGACTACCATGACATCATAAAGCAGCCCATGGACCTCAGCACCATCAAG CGGAAGATGGACGGCAGAGAATACCGTGACGCCCATCAGTTCTCTGCTGATGTCAGGCTGATGTTCTCAAACTGCTACAAGTACAACCCCCCTGATCATGATGTGGTAGGCATGGCCAGGAAACTGCAG GATGTCTTTGAGTTCTGCTTTGCTAAGATGCCAGACGAGCCTCCAAGACCACCTAGCTcttcgtcttcctcctcctcctcatcatcgtCATCAGAGAGTGAGGTCAGCAGTGAAAGTGAGGAGAGCGAGAGCAGCCCCAGCTCTGACTCTGAGGAGGAGAGGGCCAACCGACTGGCAGAGCTGCAGGAACAG CTCAAAGCGGTACATGAGCAGCTCACAGCGCTCTCACAGGGCCCGATCGTCAAAcctaagaaaaagaaagaaaagaaggacaagaaaaaaaagaaaaaggtagaaaaagAGAAGCATCGGAAGGTAGAAGAAGAGGTGACACCTGTTAGACCGCCCAAGACTCCCAAGATCACCAAGACTCCAAAACCCAAGAGCAACCGAGGAACGCCCGCTCCTGTGGTGCCGGTCAAGAAGGCACCgagcaagaaaaacaacaagagcAA AACCAAAAAGGGTGGCATGACGTTTAGCATGCCGCCGCCGGTCCCCGAGCCCATAGTGAGTCATTATGActctgatgaagaggaggagacgGCGCCAATGTCATACGATGAGAAGCGTCAACTCAGCCTGGACATCAACAAGCTGCCCGGCGAGAAGCTGGGCCGCGTTGTTTATATTATCCAATCACGCGAGCCCTCGCTCAGAGACACCAACCCAGAGGAAATCGAGATAGACTTTGAGACCCTGAAGCCGTCAACACTGCGGGAGCTGGAGAGATACGTCATGACGTGTCTGAGGAAGAAACCTCGAAAGCCATATG CAAGTAAGAACAACATTGCTGGCAAATCTCGGGAAGAGATCACTCTGGAGAAGCAAATGGAGCTGGAGAGGAGGCTGATGGACGTCAGCGGTCAGCTCAACTCGGGAAAGAAGCCCGCTAAGACCAAAC AGAAACCTGCCACCGAGCAGCACAACCAGCCGTCACGTCTCAGCGCCAGTAGCTCGTCCTCggactcctcttcctcctcctcttcctcctcatcctcagaCACGAGCGAATCAGACTCTGGCTGA